Sequence from the Thermoanaerobacter uzonensis DSM 18761 genome:
ACACATGGGTGCATATCAGGATAAATCAGGTAATGTATCAGGTAACCTTATAGATTTTGCAAATCAAGTCCAAGGTGTTGATGCTATTTTTGGCGGACATACACATACAATAGTTACAACACGAGTAAACAATATTCCTGTTGGTGTAGCCGCAAACTATGGTAAAGGGTTTATTGATTTAAAAATAACAGTAAATGATGACGGTACTATTACAACTGGTGACATGCAATACAATAGTATTACGAGTTTGTATTCTACACAAAATCCTATAGTAGATCCTGAAGTACAAGCCATTGTTGACAAGGCTGTTCAAGAAGTAGGGCCAATATTTGATGAAGTTATAGGTCAAGCTGCAATTGACTTGACAAGGACTCAAAGTGCACAACCTTATGGAGACTCTCTCTTAGGTAACTGGGCAGCACAAGTGACAAAGGATGCAGTAGGAGCAGATTTTGGTTTTGCAAATAATGGTGGACTTAGGATAGATATTCCAAAGGGCGATATAACTGTTGGAATGATGTATCAGCTGATGCCTTTTGACAATACAATAGTTACAATGAAAATGACAGGTGCCCAAGTAAAGACTATCCTTGAACAGGCTGTTCAGGATGGAGGAAAGGGCATACAAGTTGCAGGACTTTCTTTTAAGTATGATCCAAATAAACCTACCATGAATAGAGTATTTGACATGAGAAAATCCGACGGAACGCCAATACTCATGGATAAAACTTATCTTGTTGCTACAAATAACTTTATGGGCACTGGCGGAGATGGCTTTGCAGGATTTACAGACCCAAATGTTGCAAAAACCTATGTTGACACATATAAGCTTGTAAGAGATGCATTCATAGATGCAGTTAAAGCCCAAAAGACAGTTACTTCAAAAATAGATAATAGAATTGCACCGGCTAAAATGAGTGATACGACAATAACAGTGCTTGCTACGTCAGATATACATGGTAATATATTCCCATGGGACTACAATACTGCAAAACCAGCAAATCAAGGTCTTGCAAAGGTATCTACTTATGTAAAACAAGTAAGAGCGCAATATCCTTATGTGGTATTAGTGGACAATGGAGATACAATACAAGGAACACCACTTTCTTACTATTATGACAAAATAGACACCACTACAGAGTATCCATTAGCAAAAGTAATGGGAGCAATGAAATACGATACTTGGACATTGGGCAACCATGAATACAATTATGGACTTGACGTCTTAAATAGGGTCATAAAAGACATGAGAAGTGAAGGTATCCATGTACTTTCAGCAAATACTTATAAAGATGACGGAACAAACTTTGTTGACCCTTACTATATTAAGACATTTGATACGCCACAAGGACCTGTAAAAGTGGGTATATTAGGCCTTACAACCAAGACTATACCATCATGGGAAGATAAAGACCACTATGCAGGATTACACTTCAATGACCTTGTAGAGGAAGCAAATAAGTGGGTGCCTAAGTTAAGAGAAGCAGGAGCAGACATTGTAGTTGTTACTATGCATTCAGGCGAAGAATCAGCGACAGATGTAATACCAGAAAATCAAGTAATTGCTGTAGCAACGAAGGTAAATGGTATTGATGCAATAGTCGCAGGACATACGCATGCTATTATATCACAGCACACATATAAGAACCCGGCAGGAGAAACAGTTATAGTTACAGAACCTGGCAAATGGGGACAATATGTATCACAGATAAACTTTAATATAAGCAAAAATGCTGATGGAAAATGGGTAATAGATAGCAAATGGAGTGCAACTATAAAAATGGATGATTCTGTACAAGCAGACCAAGATATTTTAAACCTTGCACAACCATATCAAGATGCAACACTTAAATATATAGGAACAAAAATCGGTGTTGCAGCAGGTGACTTCTTAGGTACTGAACAGACAGTAAAAGAGACAGCTATAATGGACCTTATCAATAAAGTTCAAAAATATTATGCTAAAACTGATCTATCAATTGCTGCACCACTTAGCAGTTCAGCAAAGATATTGAAAGGTGATATAACAATTCAGGACATCATGGGTGTATATGTATATGAAAACTACTTGTATGGAATAAAGATGACAGGAAAACAATTAAAAGACTGGATGGAATGGTCAGCAAGGTATTACAAACAAGTTTCCTCGCCAAATGATCCTATAGCAAAAGATCCTACTTTAAATATACCTGATTACAATCTTGATCAACTATACGGCGCAAGTTATGTAATAGATTTAACACAACCAGCAGGGCATAGAATTAAGAATCTCAAAGTCAATGGCAAACTTGTAAAAGATGACGATGTATTCACAGTAGCAATAAACAACTATAGGTTTAACGGCGGCGGCGGATTTATGCAAGCTGCTGGAATAACAAATCCAGAAATCGTATTTGATTCCGCAAAAGCTTATGGCGATGACGGACAGGTAAGGAATTTGATGATCAGATATATTCAGGAGCATGGTACAATTACACCAACCGTTGAAAATTACTGGTATGTATCAACTACTCCTGTGGCAGAAGAAACACCATCACCAGTAATACAGCCGACACCACAACCTGTACCGAAACCGACCCCACAACCAACGCCGCAACCTGCACCACAACCAACGCCGCAACCTGCACCACAACCAACGCCGCAGCCTGTACCACAACCAACGCCAGCACCGAAACCAGTTCCGCAACCACAACCTGTATACAACTATGGCATTGTAACTGCATCGGTGCTTAATGTGAGGGCAGGTGCAAGCACTTCAGACAAAATTTTAGGAGTACTTCCTGCCGGAAAAGTTGTGACATTGCTCGAAGAAGTCAACGGATGGTACAAGATTGACTACAATGGCAAGACAGGATACATCTATGGCAAATACGTTGCTGCAACGCCAAATCCGTCAAATGTAACTGTTTTGAAAGCTGTAAAAGTCACTGCTAAGAGCGGATTAAATGTAAGAGTAGGGAATTCTATAAATGCAAAGAAGATAGGAGCAGTACCATATGGTACAGAACTAAAAGTAGTTGGAGAATATAATGGATGGTATCAGATACAGTATAATGGCGGATTTGGATATATATACGCAAAATATACAAAATAGGAGCTAAAGAAGAGAAAAGCTGTGGGAAACCGCAGCTTTTCTCTTTTGCAAAAACTGTTGGAGAAAAGAAAATATGTGATAAAATATTTAGGTAAATGGATTATATACAGGAGATTTACAGCGAAAGGATGAAATAAGTTTGAAAATAGGCGATGTAGTTTTAAAAAATAACGTATTTTTATCTCCTATGGCGGGGGTTACAGATAAGCCTTTTAGATTGATTTGCCAAGAAATGGGTTGTGGCCTTGCATACACAGAAATGGTTAGTGCCAAAGGCCTTTATTATGGCAGTGAAAATACAAAAGTGTTGACAGATATTGATGAGAAAGAGAAGGTGGCTCTTCAAATATTTGGCTCTGACCCAGATATTATGGGAGAAATAGCGAGGAGGCTAAACGACAGCAAAGCTTTAATTCTCGATATAAACATGGGATGTCCTACCCCTAAAATAGTTAAAAATGGTGATGGAGTGGCACTTATGCTAAAACCAGAATTAGCAGAGAAAGTAATGGAATCTGTTGTGAAAGCATCAAATAAACCTGTGACAGTTAAAATAAGAAAAGGATGGGATGATAATCACGTAAATGCAGTAGAGATAGCACAAATTGCTGAAAAGGTTGGCGTTAAAGCAGTAGCAGTACATGGAAGGACGAGAGAACAATTTTATTCTGGAAAAGCTGACTGGAGTATAATAAAAAAAGTTAAAGAAAGTGTAAAAATACCTGTTATGGGCAATGGTGATATATTTACACCAGAAGATGCAAAAAGAATGTTTGAGGAAACTGGATGCGATGCAATTTTAATAGGACGAGGGGCGCAGGGGAATCCCTGGATATTTAAAAGAACTGTACATTTTTTAAATACCGGAGAATTACTTCCTGAGCCGACAATACAAGAAAAAATAGAAGTGATTATCAGGCATTTGGAAATGATGATAGAATACAAAGGTGAACGTACAGGTATTCTTGAAATGAGAAAACATATTGCTTGGTATTTAAAGGGATTATATGGAAGTGCCAAACTCAGGGAAGCAGTATTTAAAATGGAAAAGTATAAAAAAATAAAAGAATTTTTGTTAAATATAGCGAGGATGAGTCCTGCTGAATTGCAGGACTCTTAAGAGTTATTTTAAATTGTCGGGCAGTGTTTGCCTCATAGGAATATTTTGACGGTTTAAGAGGTTTTCGACTAATTCAGGAAATTCCTCTGCTGGTATGCCAGCTCCCATTTCTGCAGGGTCATGAAAAGCATGAGATCTTGCTCCACCACAAAGGAGTGAAAAGTTCATTTTCCTATTTAATAAAGGAGAGACTGTCATTTCAGAGCATACCCCACATGTGCCAAGTAAATCTATATTTAATCTTCCGCCTTTTTTCATCAGATATGGTCCTTCAAGAGAAAGAATTTGTGCAGGTAATCCAAAAACAAGGACTACTTGAGGCTCTGCTGGAGCTTTTGAAAGTTTAAATATAATAACTTCAGAAATACTTCCAGGCTCGAGATGGGGGATCATTTGCCTTGTTATTTTTGACGTTTCAAGGGAGTAAAATCTTCTTAAAAGAAAATCTCTTTCTCCATTTTTAATTGATTGCGGCAATTCATATAGTCCAAGGTTAGCAGCTCCTGCAGCGCACAAAAAATCTTCAGCTTTCAATCTTAAGATGTCTGGTGGTTGTGGAAGTCCGGAATAATTAGTAGAGCCTCTCACTGTTTCTACTGCTTGACAGTAAGTTAATTTTCCAATAGGTCTTGGAATAGTCTCAAAAAATTTTTCATACCTTTCACTGTGATGAGCAGGAACTAGATATATTCCAACTGGTTCATATTTCAATTTTAACTTCTTTACTATTTTTGAAGTTAAGTCTTGCCAATCATGTTTTGGTTTTATCAATTGTTCTTCTAACAGTGGACCTGCCATAATTTTTACCTCCTATTGTTTCCCATAGATGTATATTGCATTTGTAGGGCATATTTCGATGCAAGAAAGACACAATATGCATCTTTCTGGATAAATTACTGAAGATTTGTATTCTCTATTGGGGTTAGTTTCATTTTCTCTTTTTGTCAAATTATATACGTCTTCTGGACATACTTCTACACACCGTCTACAACCAATACATTTTTTGTCATCAATCGTTATTTCAGCGCCAGGTCTAAAGAGAGAGAAGTTTGACATTTTATCACCTCAAATTTTATAAAGCTTACAGCTAAATTTTAAGCTTTTTTAACAGATAATTCAAGCGTGTAATATATCAATTTTTCTTATATTTCATATAGGTGTTTTTAGATACAACAAAATGTTGAAGAATTTTTACCTCTAAATTCCACTAAAGTTATAAGTGACAAAAGATAAAAGTGATGATATTATGAAAAAGAGTGGTATTTTTAATGTTGAGGTGGTAACGTTGTCAATTGAATATATTATAGCACTTTGCGGTATAGGATTTGCAGCTGCTTTTATTGATTCTATAGCGGGTGGGGGCGGTATAATAAGTCTTCCAGGGCTTTTAGTACTTGGAGTACCTCCGGCTTTTGCTCTTGGAACGAATAAATTTGCTGCTTCTTGTGCTTCTTTTACCAGTTCTTTGACTTTTATAAAGTATAGAGTGTATGATGGGGATTTGTTGAAATATTTGATATTTGGAACTTTG
This genomic interval carries:
- a CDS encoding 4Fe-4S dicluster domain-containing protein, with amino-acid sequence MSNFSLFRPGAEITIDDKKCIGCRRCVEVCPEDVYNLTKRENETNPNREYKSSVIYPERCILCLSCIEICPTNAIYIYGKQ
- the dusB gene encoding tRNA dihydrouridine synthase DusB, with translation MKIGDVVLKNNVFLSPMAGVTDKPFRLICQEMGCGLAYTEMVSAKGLYYGSENTKVLTDIDEKEKVALQIFGSDPDIMGEIARRLNDSKALILDINMGCPTPKIVKNGDGVALMLKPELAEKVMESVVKASNKPVTVKIRKGWDDNHVNAVEIAQIAEKVGVKAVAVHGRTREQFYSGKADWSIIKKVKESVKIPVMGNGDIFTPEDAKRMFEETGCDAILIGRGAQGNPWIFKRTVHFLNTGELLPEPTIQEKIEVIIRHLEMMIEYKGERTGILEMRKHIAWYLKGLYGSAKLREAVFKMEKYKKIKEFLLNIARMSPAELQDS
- a CDS encoding 5'-nucleotidase C-terminal domain-containing protein, coding for MFRSRSRILATFVAAIMVFSMFFSAIPQIAFAATSKTFDFIEVTDFHGYLQNDGKLSDGTIYKQQIAGVLAKQIKDIKAQNPDRTVILSGGDMFQGTPLSNVLKGQPVIDMMNNIGFDAMALGNHEYDWGIDSVIDTQNATLKNSTIPVLAANVYDKTTGQLVNYVKPYVMIEKDGVKIGIIGIVDNKEFPNIIMPAYIQNVDFKDPVPIVNDLAQQLRQQGAQIVVVLAHMGAYQDKSGNVSGNLIDFANQVQGVDAIFGGHTHTIVTTRVNNIPVGVAANYGKGFIDLKITVNDDGTITTGDMQYNSITSLYSTQNPIVDPEVQAIVDKAVQEVGPIFDEVIGQAAIDLTRTQSAQPYGDSLLGNWAAQVTKDAVGADFGFANNGGLRIDIPKGDITVGMMYQLMPFDNTIVTMKMTGAQVKTILEQAVQDGGKGIQVAGLSFKYDPNKPTMNRVFDMRKSDGTPILMDKTYLVATNNFMGTGGDGFAGFTDPNVAKTYVDTYKLVRDAFIDAVKAQKTVTSKIDNRIAPAKMSDTTITVLATSDIHGNIFPWDYNTAKPANQGLAKVSTYVKQVRAQYPYVVLVDNGDTIQGTPLSYYYDKIDTTTEYPLAKVMGAMKYDTWTLGNHEYNYGLDVLNRVIKDMRSEGIHVLSANTYKDDGTNFVDPYYIKTFDTPQGPVKVGILGLTTKTIPSWEDKDHYAGLHFNDLVEEANKWVPKLREAGADIVVVTMHSGEESATDVIPENQVIAVATKVNGIDAIVAGHTHAIISQHTYKNPAGETVIVTEPGKWGQYVSQINFNISKNADGKWVIDSKWSATIKMDDSVQADQDILNLAQPYQDATLKYIGTKIGVAAGDFLGTEQTVKETAIMDLINKVQKYYAKTDLSIAAPLSSSAKILKGDITIQDIMGVYVYENYLYGIKMTGKQLKDWMEWSARYYKQVSSPNDPIAKDPTLNIPDYNLDQLYGASYVIDLTQPAGHRIKNLKVNGKLVKDDDVFTVAINNYRFNGGGGFMQAAGITNPEIVFDSAKAYGDDGQVRNLMIRYIQEHGTITPTVENYWYVSTTPVAEETPSPVIQPTPQPVPKPTPQPTPQPAPQPTPQPAPQPTPQPVPQPTPAPKPVPQPQPVYNYGIVTASVLNVRAGASTSDKILGVLPAGKVVTLLEEVNGWYKIDYNGKTGYIYGKYVAATPNPSNVTVLKAVKVTAKSGLNVRVGNSINAKKIGAVPYGTELKVVGEYNGWYQIQYNGGFGYIYAKYTK
- a CDS encoding DUF169 domain-containing protein, with protein sequence MAGPLLEEQLIKPKHDWQDLTSKIVKKLKLKYEPVGIYLVPAHHSERYEKFFETIPRPIGKLTYCQAVETVRGSTNYSGLPQPPDILRLKAEDFLCAAGAANLGLYELPQSIKNGERDFLLRRFYSLETSKITRQMIPHLEPGSISEVIIFKLSKAPAEPQVVLVFGLPAQILSLEGPYLMKKGGRLNIDLLGTCGVCSEMTVSPLLNRKMNFSLLCGGARSHAFHDPAEMGAGIPAEEFPELVENLLNRQNIPMRQTLPDNLK